A window from Thiosulfatimonas sediminis encodes these proteins:
- the purD gene encoding phosphoribosylamine--glycine ligase — translation MNILVIGSGGREHALSWKVAQSPLADKVFVAPGNAGTALEANLENVDINVEDITGLVKFAQENAIGLTIVGPEVPLVLGVVDAFQAAGLKCFGPSKGAAQLEGSKAFSKDFLAKHKIPTAAYSVFTEIAPAVDYINKMGAPIVIKADGLAAGKGVILAESTGEAIAAVEDMLAGNKFGSAGARVVIEEFLVGEEASFIVMADGVNVLPMATSQDHKARDNGDTGPNTGGMGAYSPAPVVTREIHDRAMREVIMPTIEGMAKDGLPYTGFLYAGLMIDSDGAPKVLEFNCRFGDPETQPIMMRLQSDLVQHCLDALDGKLDSAVAQWDSRAALGVVMAAGGYPDDYPKGDVITGINDANAADIKVFHAGTAVNKDGNSVTAGGRVLCVTALGENVTAAQKRAYEGVAKVNWDKVYYRTDIGHRAVRREVE, via the coding sequence ATGAACATTTTAGTAATTGGTAGTGGTGGGCGTGAACACGCGCTTTCTTGGAAGGTGGCGCAGTCGCCGCTAGCAGACAAGGTTTTTGTCGCACCCGGCAATGCCGGTACAGCTTTAGAAGCAAACCTAGAAAATGTCGATATCAACGTTGAAGACATTACCGGCTTAGTGAAATTTGCCCAAGAAAATGCGATTGGCTTAACCATTGTCGGCCCTGAAGTTCCGTTAGTCTTGGGTGTGGTCGATGCGTTTCAAGCGGCAGGTTTAAAATGCTTTGGCCCATCAAAAGGCGCAGCACAACTTGAAGGGTCGAAAGCATTTTCTAAAGACTTCTTAGCAAAACACAAAATCCCAACTGCGGCTTACTCAGTATTCACCGAAATCGCACCTGCGGTTGACTACATCAACAAAATGGGCGCGCCAATTGTGATCAAGGCTGACGGTCTTGCGGCCGGTAAAGGGGTAATCCTTGCCGAAAGCACTGGCGAAGCGATTGCTGCAGTAGAAGATATGCTTGCAGGCAATAAGTTTGGTTCTGCCGGCGCTCGCGTTGTTATTGAAGAGTTTTTGGTTGGTGAAGAAGCCAGCTTTATTGTCATGGCGGATGGCGTTAATGTTTTACCAATGGCGACATCACAAGACCACAAAGCGCGTGATAACGGCGATACCGGACCTAACACCGGCGGAATGGGAGCCTATAGCCCGGCTCCGGTCGTTACTCGTGAAATCCACGACCGCGCGATGCGCGAAGTCATTATGCCGACCATTGAAGGTATGGCAAAAGATGGCTTACCGTACACCGGCTTTCTATATGCCGGTTTAATGATTGACAGCGACGGCGCACCAAAAGTATTGGAATTTAACTGCCGCTTTGGCGACCCTGAAACACAACCGATTATGATGCGCCTGCAATCCGATCTAGTTCAACATTGCCTAGATGCTCTGGATGGCAAACTCGACAGCGCCGTCGCACAATGGGATTCACGCGCCGCACTGGGTGTGGTCATGGCGGCTGGCGGCTACCCAGATGACTACCCTAAAGGGGATGTGATTACTGGCATCAATGACGCCAACGCTGCGGACATAAAAGTCTTCCATGCGGGCACCGCAGTCAATAAGGATGGCAATAGCGTCACCGCTGGCGGTCGCGTTTTATGCGTCACCGCGCTGGGCGAAAACGTCACCGCAGCGCAAAAGCGTGCCTACGAAGGTGTTGCGAAAGTGAATTGGGATAAGGTTTACTACCGTACCGACATCGGACATCGCGCTGTGCGCCGCGAAGTCGAATAA
- a CDS encoding late competence development ComFB family protein, with product MEMDSVHNYYERLVFDEIKANYRGLLNDELLADMACIALNRIPPRYIRFDIDMSFFLTTEERIDIENLVRKACRRAYKKITSFQENHSDDAINRVKA from the coding sequence ATGGAAATGGATAGCGTCCACAATTATTACGAACGCCTCGTTTTTGATGAAATAAAAGCGAATTATCGGGGTCTGCTGAATGACGAGTTACTGGCCGATATGGCTTGTATTGCACTAAACCGCATCCCGCCGCGCTATATCCGTTTTGATATTGATATGTCTTTTTTCTTGACCACCGAAGAACGTATCGACATTGAAAACTTAGTCCGTAAAGCATGTAGAAGAGCCTATAAAAAAATCACCAGTTTTCAGGAAAATCACTCAGATGACGCCATTAATCGCGTCAAAGCGTAA
- the ccmA gene encoding cytochrome c biogenesis heme-transporting ATPase CcmA, with protein MHLEAQNLCCQRGAQILFSDINFRLEGGKVLLVEGKNGAGKTTLLKLLSGLRRPDKGEIKWDGVAINAADSQFNQQLAWLGHQNPLKEEQTALENLAMLGAIRTRNQRDEFDALSAVGLGRVKHKPVKTFSAGMKRRLALASLLIADTRLWILDEPQAALDKAGIALYEQLATEHLKNGGMIVMTSHHEVAIDDIYIQRLNLGH; from the coding sequence ATGCATTTAGAAGCTCAAAACCTATGCTGCCAACGGGGGGCACAAATCCTCTTTAGCGATATTAACTTTCGTCTTGAAGGTGGCAAAGTATTGCTGGTCGAAGGTAAAAATGGCGCGGGGAAAACCACCTTGCTTAAATTGCTGTCTGGATTACGCCGCCCCGACAAAGGCGAAATTAAATGGGATGGCGTTGCCATTAATGCTGCGGACTCTCAGTTTAATCAACAACTCGCTTGGCTGGGCCATCAAAATCCACTCAAAGAAGAACAGACCGCGCTTGAAAATCTTGCCATGCTCGGAGCCATCCGGACACGCAATCAACGCGATGAGTTTGATGCCTTATCGGCAGTCGGCCTTGGCAGAGTCAAACATAAACCGGTCAAAACCTTTTCTGCCGGCATGAAACGGCGCTTAGCCTTGGCCAGTTTACTGATTGCCGACACCCGATTATGGATATTAGATGAACCGCAAGCGGCTCTTGATAAAGCCGGTATCGCACTCTATGAACAACTGGCCACCGAACATCTTAAAAATGGCGGCATGATTGTGATGACATCGCATCATGAGGTGGCAATTGATGACATTTATATCCAACGGCTGAACTTGGGGCATTAA
- the ccmB gene encoding heme exporter protein CcmB, translated as MRGFLYLIKRDLILAYRRRGEFSNSLVFFGLVVLLFPIGIGASEKLLSEVAPGLIWIAALLATMLSLDNLFKEDFQDGTLEQWALSKHSLVSFAWARLFSHWVITALPLIVVAPLFAVSLSLPADAIWVLVLSLLLGTPLLIFIGGIGVALTTGLKKSSLLLPLLVLPFYIPVLIFGASAVEVTAAGWSASGQLYVLGALFVLGISLAPFAVAAALKVSVSQ; from the coding sequence ATGCGCGGTTTTTTATACTTAATTAAGCGCGATTTAATTCTCGCCTACCGCCGCCGTGGCGAATTTTCTAACTCACTGGTGTTTTTTGGGTTGGTGGTGCTTTTATTCCCGATTGGCATAGGCGCATCAGAAAAGCTACTCAGTGAAGTCGCCCCCGGACTTATTTGGATAGCGGCTCTCTTGGCGACGATGCTCTCTTTGGACAATCTGTTTAAAGAAGATTTTCAAGATGGCACACTCGAACAGTGGGCATTAAGCAAGCACTCACTGGTCAGTTTTGCTTGGGCAAGACTGTTTTCGCATTGGGTGATTACAGCCCTGCCGTTAATTGTGGTCGCTCCGCTGTTTGCGGTTAGCTTGAGCTTGCCTGCAGACGCCATTTGGGTTTTAGTTTTGAGTTTATTACTCGGCACACCGTTGCTGATTTTTATCGGCGGTATTGGGGTGGCATTGACCACTGGCTTGAAAAAAAGCAGTCTATTACTGCCCTTATTGGTGTTGCCGTTTTATATTCCTGTTTTGATTTTCGGAGCCAGTGCCGTGGAGGTCACCGCTGCAGGTTGGTCGGCATCTGGCCAGTTGTATGTGCTCGGCGCCCTATTTGTTTTGGGGATTTCCTTAGCCCCTTTCGCCGTCGCTGCGGCTTTAAAAGTGAGTGTTTCACAATGA
- a CDS encoding heme ABC transporter permease, with protein MNIIAKWYYRLGAPNWFYPLAGKLIPWVALIFLALLLPGLYLGLVSAPADYQQGESFRIMYVHVPAAWLSMFVYAAMAVAAVVALVWRVRMAEIMIISSAPIGASFAFIALVTGSLWGKPMWGAWWVWDARLTSELILFFIYLGIFALYNAIEDKQTAGKAMSILTLVGVINLPIIHYSVVWWNTLHQAATVSKFDTPSIHIDMLIPLLLMAAAFQFLYLLLLLMKMRANLLEQDLASGWVKKVVFERNKKLGRR; from the coding sequence ATGAATATTATCGCTAAATGGTATTATCGCCTTGGTGCACCAAACTGGTTTTACCCTCTTGCTGGTAAATTAATTCCTTGGGTCGCGTTGATTTTCTTAGCTCTTTTGTTGCCAGGACTGTACCTGGGGCTGGTTAGCGCTCCGGCAGATTATCAACAAGGCGAATCTTTCCGCATTATGTATGTCCATGTTCCAGCGGCATGGTTATCGATGTTTGTCTATGCGGCGATGGCCGTCGCTGCGGTCGTCGCTTTGGTGTGGCGCGTGCGTATGGCGGAAATCATGATTATTTCTTCCGCGCCAATTGGTGCCAGTTTTGCCTTTATCGCACTGGTGACCGGCTCTTTATGGGGCAAACCAATGTGGGGCGCTTGGTGGGTTTGGGATGCCCGCCTCACCTCTGAGCTGATTCTGTTCTTTATCTACCTTGGTATTTTCGCACTCTATAATGCCATCGAAGACAAACAAACCGCTGGAAAAGCCATGAGTATTTTGACCCTAGTTGGCGTCATTAATTTACCAATTATTCACTATTCCGTCGTTTGGTGGAACACGCTTCACCAAGCCGCAACCGTCAGCAAATTTGATACACCGTCGATTCATATCGATATGTTAATCCCTCTCTTATTAATGGCGGCGGCATTTCAGTTTTTATATCTGCTGTTACTATTAATGAAAATGCGCGCCAATTTATTGGAGCAAGACCTGGCTTCCGGCTGGGTCAAAAAAGTGGTTTTTGAACGCAATAAAAAATTAGGCCGTCGTTAA
- the ccmD gene encoding heme exporter protein CcmD yields MAEFFHMGGYAFYVWMSFGISALVLLANFIQPLLQHRQALRDAEDFYSDAP; encoded by the coding sequence ATGGCGGAATTTTTTCATATGGGCGGTTACGCCTTTTATGTCTGGATGTCTTTTGGCATCAGTGCCTTAGTGTTATTGGCGAATTTTATTCAGCCACTGCTACAACATCGTCAAGCGTTACGCGACGCAGAAGATTTTTACAGCGACGCGCCATAA
- the ccmE gene encoding cytochrome c maturation protein CcmE, whose translation MSPLRKKRMYLVMLLLTAVSVATFLIIQAFNQNMMFFYSTSEVKSGAAPNDRDFRIGGLVVNGTVKRADDSLLVSFDLTDSQTPVTVQYVGILPDLFREGQGIIAKGQLNRDGIFVADEVLAKHDENYMPPEVADSIKKAQMAQNATPADAAKTN comes from the coding sequence ATGAGCCCACTTAGAAAAAAAAGAATGTACCTCGTCATGCTATTACTCACCGCAGTGAGTGTCGCGACCTTCTTGATTATTCAAGCCTTCAACCAGAATATGATGTTCTTCTACTCCACAAGCGAAGTAAAATCCGGTGCGGCACCAAACGATCGAGATTTTCGTATTGGCGGTTTGGTGGTTAATGGCACCGTCAAACGCGCTGATGACAGCTTATTGGTTTCGTTCGACTTAACCGACAGTCAAACCCCTGTCACCGTCCAATATGTTGGCATCTTGCCGGATCTATTTCGAGAAGGCCAAGGGATTATCGCCAAGGGGCAACTGAACCGTGATGGGATTTTTGTGGCTGACGAAGTCTTAGCAAAACACGATGAAAACTATATGCCGCCAGAAGTCGCTGATTCCATTAAAAAAGCGCAAATGGCACAAAATGCAACGCCTGCCGATGCAGCAAAAACTAACTAG
- a CDS encoding heme lyase CcmF/NrfE family subunit, whose protein sequence is MIPEIGHFLVIVGLAFAFVLAVAPMLGIYKNNNALIALAKPAAIGQFAFFLVAFAILVYSFIVNDFSVKYVAANSNTQLPMIFKISATWGAHEGSLLLWALILAGWTFAVALFNGKLPPDMIARILAVLGVVSIGFTLFILITSNPFERLTNVPLEGRSLNPLLQDIGLAIHPPMLYMGYVGLAVAFAFAIAVLLKGEFQMAWARWAKIWTVIAWAFLTLGIALGSWWAYYELGWGGWWFWDPVENASLLPWIIATALIHTLSISASRGTFQSWTLLLAILAFSLSLLGTFLVRSGVLTSVHAFTSDPARGVFILIFLVVIVGVSLALYSARSHLVTQSKPFKLASKETLLLSNNVILVAMMATVLLGTLYPLILDALGLAKLSVGAPYFNTVMLPLTVPLALLMGFGFATKWMEDKPKRLLQKMWLPMVAALLVAFIAPLLLLPEFSGLAVLGLLMSAWIAFAALHWLLQKNPNGQIRPSMQTVGSVLAHIGFAVTLTGITITSLYSIEKDVRLEPGEKYAINQYEFEFKGVVQKEVANYLASQGTVIVYENGQELTRLYPEKRTYLSQTMPMTEAGIDAKLSRDLFIALGEKLNGNAWAVRIQYKPFVRWIWLGAILMSMGGVLALIRRKTHAPRVEEAKA, encoded by the coding sequence ATGATTCCTGAAATCGGGCACTTTCTTGTCATTGTCGGCCTCGCCTTTGCCTTTGTTTTAGCAGTGGCGCCAATGCTTGGCATTTATAAAAACAACAACGCCTTAATTGCGCTGGCTAAACCGGCGGCCATTGGGCAATTTGCATTCTTTCTGGTCGCCTTTGCTATTTTGGTGTACAGCTTTATCGTCAACGATTTTTCAGTCAAATACGTCGCGGCTAACTCGAACACCCAACTGCCGATGATTTTCAAAATCTCGGCGACCTGGGGGGCACATGAAGGCTCTCTACTTTTATGGGCGCTGATTCTGGCTGGCTGGACTTTTGCCGTTGCCTTGTTTAATGGCAAGCTTCCGCCAGATATGATTGCCCGTATTTTGGCCGTACTTGGTGTGGTGAGCATCGGCTTTACCCTCTTTATTCTGATTACCTCCAATCCGTTTGAGCGCCTTACCAATGTGCCGCTTGAAGGCCGTAGCCTGAACCCACTATTGCAAGACATCGGCTTAGCGATTCATCCACCAATGCTGTACATGGGGTATGTCGGATTGGCCGTCGCCTTTGCGTTTGCGATTGCGGTCTTACTAAAAGGCGAGTTTCAAATGGCGTGGGCACGTTGGGCTAAAATCTGGACCGTTATCGCTTGGGCATTCCTGACTCTTGGTATCGCGCTCGGCAGTTGGTGGGCGTATTACGAACTTGGTTGGGGCGGCTGGTGGTTCTGGGATCCAGTAGAAAACGCGTCATTACTACCATGGATAATCGCGACGGCTCTCATCCATACGCTAAGCATTAGCGCCAGTCGCGGCACTTTCCAATCATGGACTCTGCTGCTTGCAATTCTGGCATTTTCTTTGAGCCTGCTTGGCACTTTCTTGGTGCGCTCAGGGGTGTTAACCTCGGTACACGCATTCACCAGTGACCCTGCGCGCGGCGTATTTATTTTGATTTTCTTAGTCGTGATTGTCGGCGTGTCCTTAGCACTTTATTCGGCACGGTCGCATTTAGTTACTCAAAGTAAACCGTTTAAGTTGGCCTCTAAGGAGACACTACTTTTATCGAATAACGTCATTCTGGTCGCAATGATGGCCACTGTTTTACTCGGCACGCTTTATCCACTCATTTTGGATGCTCTAGGTTTAGCGAAATTATCGGTCGGCGCGCCTTACTTTAACACCGTAATGTTACCGCTGACTGTGCCGCTGGCGCTGTTAATGGGCTTCGGCTTTGCCACCAAATGGATGGAAGACAAGCCAAAGCGTCTGCTCCAAAAAATGTGGCTACCGATGGTTGCCGCCTTATTGGTTGCATTTATCGCGCCGCTATTACTTTTGCCGGAATTTTCTGGCTTGGCCGTATTGGGACTATTAATGAGCGCTTGGATTGCGTTTGCCGCACTGCATTGGCTATTACAAAAAAATCCAAACGGACAAATCAGACCCTCAATGCAAACCGTGGGTTCAGTACTGGCGCATATCGGTTTTGCGGTCACGCTCACTGGGATTACCATTACCTCGCTCTATAGCATCGAAAAAGATGTGCGCTTAGAGCCTGGAGAAAAGTACGCCATCAACCAATATGAATTTGAGTTTAAAGGCGTTGTACAAAAAGAAGTCGCCAACTATCTGGCCTCTCAAGGCACGGTGATTGTCTATGAAAATGGTCAAGAACTGACTCGTCTTTATCCAGAAAAACGTACTTATCTCAGTCAAACCATGCCGATGACCGAAGCAGGCATCGATGCCAAACTATCACGCGACCTATTTATTGCGTTGGGTGAAAAACTCAATGGCAATGCTTGGGCGGTGCGTATTCAGTACAAACCGTTTGTCCGTTGGATTTGGCTAGGCGCGATTCTGATGTCGATGGGTGGTGTACTTGCCTTAATTCGCCGTAAAACCCATGCGCCACGAGTGGAGGAGGCCAAGGCATGA
- a CDS encoding DsbE family thiol:disulfide interchange protein, which produces MKKQSLPLIIFGALVVILAIGLTLDPKAVPSPLIGKPAAQFSLPELYTQEPFSPTQLKGETWILNIWASWCVSCRQEHEVLVAFSQKNTTKIIGLNYKDTPDEAKAWLKEFGNPYQITIEDAQGRAGIDWGVYGVPETFVIDAQGIIRHKFTGPMTQQRVDKELLPLLAQIAQESTL; this is translated from the coding sequence ATGAAAAAGCAGAGCCTACCGCTGATTATTTTTGGCGCTTTGGTGGTGATTCTGGCGATTGGCTTAACCCTTGACCCCAAAGCAGTGCCCTCACCTTTAATCGGTAAACCGGCTGCGCAATTCAGCCTGCCGGAACTGTATACACAAGAACCTTTTTCGCCAACGCAGCTTAAAGGCGAAACGTGGATTCTAAATATCTGGGCATCTTGGTGCGTTTCATGCCGTCAAGAACATGAAGTACTGGTGGCGTTTTCCCAGAAAAACACCACCAAAATCATCGGCTTGAATTATAAAGACACACCGGATGAGGCCAAAGCGTGGCTAAAAGAGTTTGGTAATCCTTACCAAATTACCATTGAGGATGCGCAGGGCCGTGCCGGCATTGACTGGGGAGTTTATGGCGTACCAGAAACCTTTGTGATTGATGCGCAAGGGATTATCCGCCACAAATTCACCGGCCCAATGACCCAGCAACGCGTCGATAAAGAGTTGCTGCCATTACTCGCTCAAATCGCTCAGGAGTCTACCCTATGA